One segment of Streptomyces sp. YIM 121038 DNA contains the following:
- a CDS encoding LPXTG cell wall anchor domain-containing protein: protein MRVLRKSGTALAMAVGTACAVGVACGTALAGDADQTPGAAEVHAPPPAAAAPPAPAGSTARKAESPAGGTASDSAAADRAEAPASATDKRADAPSSAGGYDHQGGYGHHGPDADTPSTNHGNAPDDGDDTTHGSGYGDTDEHGSGYGSTDEHGYADGYGDGGETGYGGPEDSGYGDDHGPSGYGDTPSTPPSHTPPTTKPPTTPPPTTKPPTSQPPTSQPPTSTPPTSQPPTSQPPTSGPPTSGPPSPSPSTSRPPEMPQTGSGSTVALVTASGLLIGAGVLVRRLNRRFGDRA, encoded by the coding sequence ATGCGAGTTCTGAGAAAGTCCGGGACGGCCTTGGCCATGGCCGTCGGTACGGCCTGCGCCGTCGGCGTCGCGTGCGGCACGGCCCTGGCCGGGGACGCCGATCAGACGCCAGGAGCTGCCGAGGTGCACGCGCCACCCCCGGCCGCGGCGGCACCACCTGCCCCAGCGGGGTCCACCGCGCGGAAGGCCGAGTCACCCGCCGGCGGCACGGCCTCCGACAGCGCCGCCGCCGACAGAGCCGAGGCCCCAGCATCCGCCACCGACAAGCGGGCTGACGCCCCGTCATCGGCGGGCGGATACGACCACCAGGGCGGATACGGCCACCACGGCCCCGACGCGGACACGCCCTCCACGAACCACGGGAACGCACCGGATGACGGTGACGACACCACGCACGGCTCCGGCTACGGCGATACCGACGAGCACGGCTCCGGCTACGGCAGTACCGACGAGCACGGCTACGCGGACGGCTACGGAGACGGCGGCGAGACCGGCTACGGCGGCCCCGAGGATTCCGGTTACGGCGACGACCACGGCCCCTCCGGCTACGGCGACACCCCCTCCACGCCGCCGTCGCACACGCCGCCCACCACGAAGCCGCCCACGACCCCGCCTCCGACGACGAAGCCGCCCACCTCGCAGCCGCCCACGTCGCAGCCCCCGACCTCCACCCCGCCGACGTCGCAGCCCCCGACGTCGCAGCCGCCGACCTCGGGGCCGCCCACCTCGGGGCCGCCGTCGCCCTCGCCCAGCACCTCTCGGCCGCCGGAGATGCCCCAGACCGGCTCCGGCAGCACCGTCGCCCTCGTCACCGCGAGCGGCCTCCTCATCGGGGCCGGAGTGCTCGTGCGGCGTCTGAACCGCCGATTCGGTGACCGAGCGTAA